The Populus alba chromosome 4, ASM523922v2, whole genome shotgun sequence genome contains a region encoding:
- the LOC118060236 gene encoding lysM domain-containing GPI-anchored protein 2: MGFHFTPLLLTLLLFSTLHSRSSSQTFKCSTPTTCHSLIDYISPNTTTFSHIKTLFSVKNIHSILAANNLPLSTLPNSTIPANQPIKISFPCMCINNTGHSNKQPIYTVQKDDGLSHIATEVFSGLVTYQEIAAVNNIPDVNLIKVGQKLWIPLPCNCDDVDGVKVVHYGHVVEAGSSLELIAQAYGTSTDTLVKLNGVNDSSLLAGQVLDVPLQACNSSVRSDSVDYPLLVPNNTYFFTANNCVKCKCDAANNWTLQCEASGIKPSNWSTCPAMQCEGGLLSIDNSTTSGCNVTTCAYAGFIKNQSIFTTLATRSACPVTAAPGSYASRTGLSWNYLFISLHLILLLVYLL; this comes from the exons ATGGGTTTCCATTTCACTCCGCTGCTTCTCACCCTACTGTTATTCTCCACGCTCCACTCAagatcttcttcccaaaccttCAAATGTAGCACACCCACCACGTGTCATTCTCTCATTGACTACATCTCTCCAAACACAACGACTTTCTCCCACATCAAAACCCTCTTCTCCGTCAAGAACATACACTCCATCTTAGCTGCCAACAACCTCCCTCTCTCCACGTTACCAAACTCTACCATACCTGCAAACCAGCCCATCAAAATCTCATTTCCTTGCATGTGCATCAACAACACTGGTCACTCAAACAAGCAACCAATCTACACCGTTCAAAAGGATGACGGGCTTTCTCATATTGCAACAGAAGTTTTCTCAGGATTGGTAACATACCAAGAAATTGCTGCTGTTAATAATATTCCAGACGTTAATCTGATTAAGGTTGGGCAGAAGTTGTGGATTCCTTTACCTTGTAATTGTGATGATGTTGATGGGGTCAAAGTTGTCCATTATGGACACGTGGTGGAAGCTGGCAGTTCTTTGGAGTTGATTGCTCAAGCATATGGGACCAGTACAGATACACTAGTGAAGCTTAATGGGGTTAATGACAGTTCTCTCTTAGCTGGTCAAGTTCTTGATGTCCCTCTGCAAG CTTGCAATTCATCGGTGAGAAGTGACTCGGTAGATTATCCACTACTTGTTCCTAACAACACCTATTTCTTCACTGCAAACAATTGTGTTAAATGCAAGTGTGATGCTGCAAACAACTGGAC ATTACAATGTGAAGCATCTGGGATTAAACCATCCAACTGGTCAACTTGCCCTGCTATGCAATGTGAAGGTGGCTTGTTATCCATCGACAACTCGACAACTTCTGGTTGCAACGTCACAACCTGTGCCTATGCCGGTTTTATCAAGAACCAAAGCATCTTCACAACTCTCGCCACACGGTCCGCTTGTCCAGTTACCGCAG CTCCCGGCAGTTATGCTTCAAGGACTGGTTTGAGTTGGAACTACTTGTTCATCTCTCTTCACctgattcttcttcttgtgTATCTTCTTTGA
- the LOC118060203 gene encoding protein DETOXIFICATION 45, chloroplastic, with protein MASTGQFSGKSLYRGLTSRSSGEQSRLTKGKRKFCLLNQSKVAKGLGGGDIVSRKCHLCAEQKNSLSPLVIRHRKARFGVVCCQSSSGYGVESTDEQERLVLEENKRGIINGSRGEERESIGVLINQPCSSDVRCELIMLSLPAIAGQAIDPFSQLMETAYIGRLGPVELGSAGVSIMIFNNVSKLFNIPLLSVATSFVAEDIAKNATKDSISENGIQEDSTNGKPIGMVERKQLSSVSTALILAIGIGIFEALALSLGCGSFLNLMGITMDSPMRIPAERFLSLRALGAPAVVVSLALQGIFRGFKDTKTPVFCLGLGNLSAIFLFPILMYYLKLGVTGAAISTVVSQYLVTFLMVWHLNKRVILLPPKVGGLQFGVYMKSGGFLIGRTLAVLTTMTLATSMAARQGAVAMAAHQICMQIWLAVSLLTDALASSGQALIASYSSEGDHKTVKEVTKFVLKIGLVVGVSLAAILGVSFGSIATLFTKDADVLGIVRTGILFVSASQPINALAFIFDGLHYGVSDFPYAAKSMMLVGLISSAFLLYAPIKGLPGVWSGLALFMGLRTAAGCLRILSKSGPWWFMHKDLETV; from the exons ATGGCTAGTACTGGACAATTCAGTGGCAAATCACTTTACAGAGGATTGACAAGTAGAAGTAGTGGTGAACAGAGTCgattaacaaaaggaaaaaggaaattttgtttgttgaatCAAAGTAAAGTTGCTAAAGGATTAGGGGGTGGAGATATTGTGTCGAGAAAGTGTCATTTGTGTGCCGAGCAGAAGAATTCTTTGTCGCCTCTGGTGATTAGACATCGGAAGGCGCGATTTGGGGTGGTTTGTTGTCAGTCAAGTTCTGGGTATGGTGTGGAATCCACTGATGAGCAGGAGAGATTGGTTTTAGAAGAAAACAAGCGCGGCATTATCAATGGTTCGAGAGGTGAAGAAAG GGAGTCAATTGGGGTTCTGATCAATCAACCATGTTCTTCAGATGTCAGATGCGAGCTTATAATGCTTTCTTTGCCTGCAATTGCTGGACAGGCTATTGATCCTTTTTCCCAGTTGATGGAGACAGCGTATATTGGCAGATTAG GTCCAGTAGAGTTGGGTTCTGCTGGTGTTTCTATTATGATATTTAACAATGTATCAAAGCTATTCAATATTCCTCTTCTAAGTGTGGCAACATCTTTTGTGGCTGAAGACATTGCAAAGAATGCAACCAAAGATTCTATTTCAG AAAATGGCATCCAAGAAGACAGTACTAATGGTAAACCTATTGGGATGGTTGAAAGAAAGCAACTATCCTCTGTGTCCACTGCTTTAATATTAGCTATTGGGATAGGAATCTTTGAGGCTTTAGCCTTGTCTCTGGGATGCGGATCTTTTCTCAACTTGATGGGCATAACCATG GATTCACCAATGCGAATTCCTGCAGAACGATTTCTTTCACTAAGAGCTCTTGGTGCTCCAGCTGTTGTGGTCTCCTTGGCTCTTCAAGGCATTTTTCGTGGCTTCAAGGATACTAAAACCCCTGTATTTTGTCTTG GCTTGGGTAATTTATcagctatatttttatttcccaTACTCATGTATTATCTTAAGTTGGGTGTGACTGGAGCAGCTATTTCCACAGTAGTGTCACA ATACCTTGTCACCTTTTTGATGGTTTGGCATCTAAATAAGAGGGTTATATTATTACCTCCAAAGGTTGGAGGGCTCCAATTTGGTGTCTACATGAAATCTG GTGGCTTTCTTATTGGAAGGACTCTTGCTGTTTTAACTACCATGACATTGGCCACTTCAATGGCGGCCCGTCAAGGTGCAGTAGCAATGGCTGCACATCAGATATGTATGCAAATATGGTTGGCTGTTTCTCTTCTCACAGATGCACTGGCTTCATCTGGTCAG GCTCTAATTGCAAGTTACTCATCAGAAGGTGACCACAAAACTGTGAAAGAAGTcacaaaatttgttttaaag ATTGGACTAGTTGTTGGTGTTTCATTGGCTGCAATTCTGGGTGTATCTTTTGGTTCCATAGCCACCTTGTTCACCAAGGATGCTGATGTATTAGGAATTGTAAGAACTGGGATATTG TTTGTTAGTGCTAGTCAACCTATCAATGCCCtagcttttatttttgatgGTCTTCATTATGGTGTTTCTGACTTTCCATATGCGGCGAAATCTATG ATGTTGGTTGGATTAATATCATCCGCCTTTCTGCTTTATGCTCCAATTAAGGGGCTCCCTGGGGTTTGGTCTGGTTTGGCTCTCTTCATGGGTTTGCGTACAGCAGCAGGATGTTTGAG aATACTTTCAAAATCTGGTCCGTGGTGGTTCATGCACAAGGATTTAGAGACTGTTTAG